Proteins from a genomic interval of Panthera tigris isolate Pti1 chromosome A2, P.tigris_Pti1_mat1.1, whole genome shotgun sequence:
- the FGL2 gene encoding fibroleukin, which yields MKLANWWGLSSAVLAAYGVLVVANNETEEIKDEMAKDACPVRLESRGKCEEGSECPYQVSLPPLTIQLPKQFGRIEEVFKEVQNLKEMVNSLKKSCQDCKLQADDSRDPGRNGRLLPSPGALGEADDNRVRELESEVNKLSSDLKNAKEEIDVLQGRLEKLNLVNMNNIENYVDSKVANLTFVVNSLDGKCSSKCPNQEEIQSRPVQHLIYKDCSDYYTIGKRSSETYRVTPDPKNSSFEVYCDMETMGGGWTVLQARLDGSTNFTRTWQDYKVGFGNLRREFWLGNDKIHLLTKSKEMILRIDLEDFNGVKLYALYDQFYVANEFLKYRLHIGNYNGTAGDALHFSKHYNHDLKYFTTPDRDNDRYPSGNCGLYYSSGWWFDACLSANLNGKYYHQKYRGVRNGIFWGTWPGITEAHPGGYKSSFKEAKMMLRPKHFKP from the exons ATGAAGCTAGCCAACTGGTGGGGGCTGAGCTCGGCTGTCCTTGCGGCTTATGGCGTTTTGGTTGTGGCGAACAATGAAACGGaggaaattaaagatgaaatgGCCAAGGATGCCTGCCCGGTGAGACTAGAAAGCAGAGGGAAATGCGAGGAGGGGAGCGAATGCCCCTACCAGGTGAGCCTGCCGCCACTGACCATTCAGCTCCCGAAGCAGTTCGGCAGGATCGAGGAGGTGTTCAAGGAAGTCCAGAACCTCAAGGAAATGGTAAATAGCCTCAAGAAATCTTGCCAAGACTGCAAACTGCAAGCTGACGACAGCCGAGACCCGGGCAGAAATGGACGGCTGTTACCTAGCCCAGGAGCGCTAGGAGAAGCCGATGACAACAGAGTTCGAGAATTAGAGAGTGAGGTTAACAAGCTGTCCTCTGACCTAAAGAATGCAAAGGAGGAGATCGATGTGCTTCAGGGTCGCCTGGAGAAGCTCAACCTTGTAAATATGAACAACATAGAAAATTATGTTGACAGCAAAGTGGCAAATCTAACATTTGTAGTCAATAGTTTGGATGGCAAGTGTTCATCTAAGTGTCCCAATCAAGAAGAAATACAGTCACGTCCAG TTCAACATCTAATATATAAAGATTGCTCTGACTACTACACAATAGGCAAAAGAAGCAGTGAGACCTACAGAGTCACACCGGATCCCAAAAATAGTAGCTTCGAAGTTTATTGTGACATGGAGACCATGGGGGGAGGCTGGACAGTGCTGCAGGCACGTCTCGATGGAAGTACCAACTTCACCAGAACATGGCAAGACTACAAAGTAGGCTTTGGGAACCTCAGAAGAGAATTTTGGCTGGGGAACGATAAAATTCATCTTTTGaccaaaagtaaagaaatgattCTAAGAATTGATCTTGAAGACTTTAATGGTGTCAAACTCTATGCCTTGTATGATCAATTTTACGTGGCTAACGAGTTTCTCAAATACCGTTTGCACATCGGTAATTATAACGGCACAGCTGGAGATGCCTTACATTTCAGTAAACATTACAACCATGATCTGAAGTATTTCACCACCCCAGATAGAGACAATGATCGGTACCCCTCTGGGAACTGTGGGCTCTATTACAGTTCAGGCTGGTGGTTTGATGCATGTCTTTCTGCAAACTTAAATGGCAAATATTATCACCAAAAATATAGAGGTGTCCGTAATGggattttctggggcacctggcctGGTATAACTGAGGCACACCCTGGTGGCTACAAGTCCTCCTTCAAAGAGGCTAAAATGATGCTGAGACCCAAGCACTTTAAGCCATAA